A single window of Phyllostomus discolor isolate MPI-MPIP mPhyDis1 chromosome 13, mPhyDis1.pri.v3, whole genome shotgun sequence DNA harbors:
- the MCOLN1 gene encoding mucolipin-1 isoform X2: protein MAAPVGRRGSETEHLLTPSLGYGTQAGASPAPATSLEEEDLRRRLKYFFMSPCDKFRAKGRKPFKLMLQVVKILVVTVQLILFGLSNQVAVTFREENTIAFRHLFLLGYSDGADDTFAAYTREQLYQAIFYAVDQYLMLPNVSLGHYAYARGGGGPWANGSALALCQRYYHRGHVDPANDSFDIDPMVVTDCIRVDPPERPLVPPSEDLSLLDGSTGYKNLTLKFHKLINVTIHFQLKTINLQSLINNEIPDCYTFSILITFDNRAYSGRIPISLETQTHIQECKHPSVFGHGDNSFRLLFDVIVILTCSFSFLLCARSLLRGFLLQNEFVRFMWQQRGRAVSLWERLEFVNGWYILLVTSDVLTISGTIMKIGIEAKNLASYDVCSILLGTSTLLVWVGVIRYLTFFHKYNILIATLRVALPSVMRFCCCVAVIYLGYCFCGWIVLGPYHVKFRSLSMVSECLFSLINGDDMFVTFAAMQAQQGHSSLVWLFSQLYLYSFISLFIYMVLSLFIALITGAYDTIKHPGSGTEESELQAYIAQCQDSPTSGKFRRGSGSTCGLCCCCRDASQEHSLLVN, encoded by the exons ATGGCAGCCCCCGTGGGCCGGCGCGGCTCAG AGACTGAGCACCTCCTGACTCCCAGCCTTGGGTATGGGACCCAGGCAGGGGCTTCTCCAGCCCCTGCAACCTCTCTGGAAGAGGAAGACCTCCGCCGCCGTCTCAAGTACTTCTTCATGAGTCCCTGTGACAAATTTCGAGCCAAGGGTCGCAAGCCCTTTAAGCTGATGCTGCAAGTGGTGAAGATCCTGGTGGTCACAGTGCAG CTCATCCTGTTTGGGCTCAGCAACCAGGTGGCAGTGACATTCCGAGAGGAGAACACCATTGCCTTCCGCCACCTCTTCCTTCTGGGCTACTCTGATGGGGCGGATGACACCTTCGCAGCCTACACACGGGAGCAGCTCTACCAGGCCATCTTCTACGCCGTGGACCAG TACCTGATGCTTCCTAATGTGTCGCTGGGCCACTATGCATATGCTCGGGGCGGGGGTGGCCCCTGGGCCAATGGCTCGGCCCTGGCCCTCTGCCAGCGATACTACCACCGTGGCCATGTGGACCCAGCCAATGACTCCTTTGACATCGACCCAATGGTTGTCACTG ATTGCATCCGGGTGGACCCCCCTGAGAGACCCCTTGTGCCCCCCAGTGAAGATCTCTCCCTCTTGGACGGCAGCACCGGTTACAAGAACCTCACACTCAAATTCCACAA GCTGATCAACGTTACCATCCACTTCCAGCTGAAGACCATCAACCTTCAAAGCTTGATCAACAATGAGATCCCAGACTGCTACACCTTCAGCATCCTG ATCACGTTTGACAACAGGGCATACAGCGGGCGCATCCCCATCAGCCTGGAGACCCAGACCCACATCCAGGAGTGTAAGCACCCCAGCGTCTTCGGGCACG gaGACAACAGCTTCCGGCTTCTGTTTGATGTGATCGTGATCCTCAcctgctccttctccttcctgctgtGTGCCCGCTCCCTGCTCCGAGGCTTCCTGCTGCAGAAT gagTTTGTGCGGTTCATGTGGCAGCAGCGGGGACGGGCTGTCAGCTTGTGGGAGCGGCTGGAATTTGTCAATGGCTGGTACATCCTGCTGGTCACCAGCGACGTGCTCACCATCTCGGGCACCATCATGAAGATTGGCATTGAAGCCAAG AACTTGGCCAGCTACGACGTCTGCAGCATCCTCCTGGGCACCTCAACACTGCTGGTCTGGGTTGGTGTCATCCGCTACCTGACCTTCTTCCATAAGTACAAT ATCCTCATCGCCACGCTGCGGGTGGCCCTGCCCAGCGTCATGCGCTTCTgctgctgtgtggctgtcatcTACCTGGGCTATTGCTTCTGCGGCTGGATCGTGTTGGGGCCCTACCACGTGAAG TTCCGCTCGCTGTCCATGGTGTCGGAGTGCCTCTTCTCGCTCATCAATGGGGATGACATGTTCGTGACGTTTGCAGCGATGCAGGCCCAGCAGGGCCACAGCAGCCTGGTCTGGCTCTTCTCGCAGCTCTATCTCTACTCCTTCATCAGTCTCTTCATCTACATGGTGCTGAGCCTCTTCATCGCGCTCATCACTGGCGCCTATGACACCATCAAG CACCCAGGCTCGGGCACGGAAGAGAGTGAGCTCCAGGCCTACATCGCGCAGTGCCAAGATAGCCCCACCTCTGGCAAGTTCCGCCGCGGGAGCGGCTCGACTTGCGGcctgtgctgctgctgcag GGACGCCTCGCAGGAGCACTCGCTGCTGGTGAATTGA
- the MCOLN1 gene encoding mucolipin-1 isoform X1, translating into MAAPVGRRGSETEHLLTPSLGYGTQAGASPAPATSLEEEDLRRRLKYFFMSPCDKFRAKGRKPFKLMLQVVKILVVTVQLILFGLSNQVAVTFREENTIAFRHLFLLGYSDGADDTFAAYTREQLYQAIFYAVDQYLMLPNVSLGHYAYARGGGGPWANGSALALCQRYYHRGHVDPANDSFDIDPMVVTDCIRVDPPERPLVPPSEDLSLLDGSTGYKNLTLKFHKLINVTIHFQLKTINLQSLINNEIPDCYTFSILITFDNRAYSGRIPISLETQTHIQECKHPSVFGHGDNSFRLLFDVIVILTCSFSFLLCARSLLRGFLLQNEFVRFMWQQRGRAVSLWERLEFVNGWYILLVTSDVLTISGTIMKIGIEAKNLASYDVCSILLGTSTLLVWVGVIRYLTFFHKYNILIATLRVALPSVMRFCCCVAVIYLGYCFCGWIVLGPYHVKFRSLSMVSECLFSLINGDDMFVTFAAMQAQQGHSSLVWLFSQLYLYSFISLFIYMVLSLFIALITGAYDTIKHPGSGTEESELQAYIAQCQDSPTSGKFRRGSGSTCGLCCCCRHCPSSRDASQEHSLLVN; encoded by the exons ATGGCAGCCCCCGTGGGCCGGCGCGGCTCAG AGACTGAGCACCTCCTGACTCCCAGCCTTGGGTATGGGACCCAGGCAGGGGCTTCTCCAGCCCCTGCAACCTCTCTGGAAGAGGAAGACCTCCGCCGCCGTCTCAAGTACTTCTTCATGAGTCCCTGTGACAAATTTCGAGCCAAGGGTCGCAAGCCCTTTAAGCTGATGCTGCAAGTGGTGAAGATCCTGGTGGTCACAGTGCAG CTCATCCTGTTTGGGCTCAGCAACCAGGTGGCAGTGACATTCCGAGAGGAGAACACCATTGCCTTCCGCCACCTCTTCCTTCTGGGCTACTCTGATGGGGCGGATGACACCTTCGCAGCCTACACACGGGAGCAGCTCTACCAGGCCATCTTCTACGCCGTGGACCAG TACCTGATGCTTCCTAATGTGTCGCTGGGCCACTATGCATATGCTCGGGGCGGGGGTGGCCCCTGGGCCAATGGCTCGGCCCTGGCCCTCTGCCAGCGATACTACCACCGTGGCCATGTGGACCCAGCCAATGACTCCTTTGACATCGACCCAATGGTTGTCACTG ATTGCATCCGGGTGGACCCCCCTGAGAGACCCCTTGTGCCCCCCAGTGAAGATCTCTCCCTCTTGGACGGCAGCACCGGTTACAAGAACCTCACACTCAAATTCCACAA GCTGATCAACGTTACCATCCACTTCCAGCTGAAGACCATCAACCTTCAAAGCTTGATCAACAATGAGATCCCAGACTGCTACACCTTCAGCATCCTG ATCACGTTTGACAACAGGGCATACAGCGGGCGCATCCCCATCAGCCTGGAGACCCAGACCCACATCCAGGAGTGTAAGCACCCCAGCGTCTTCGGGCACG gaGACAACAGCTTCCGGCTTCTGTTTGATGTGATCGTGATCCTCAcctgctccttctccttcctgctgtGTGCCCGCTCCCTGCTCCGAGGCTTCCTGCTGCAGAAT gagTTTGTGCGGTTCATGTGGCAGCAGCGGGGACGGGCTGTCAGCTTGTGGGAGCGGCTGGAATTTGTCAATGGCTGGTACATCCTGCTGGTCACCAGCGACGTGCTCACCATCTCGGGCACCATCATGAAGATTGGCATTGAAGCCAAG AACTTGGCCAGCTACGACGTCTGCAGCATCCTCCTGGGCACCTCAACACTGCTGGTCTGGGTTGGTGTCATCCGCTACCTGACCTTCTTCCATAAGTACAAT ATCCTCATCGCCACGCTGCGGGTGGCCCTGCCCAGCGTCATGCGCTTCTgctgctgtgtggctgtcatcTACCTGGGCTATTGCTTCTGCGGCTGGATCGTGTTGGGGCCCTACCACGTGAAG TTCCGCTCGCTGTCCATGGTGTCGGAGTGCCTCTTCTCGCTCATCAATGGGGATGACATGTTCGTGACGTTTGCAGCGATGCAGGCCCAGCAGGGCCACAGCAGCCTGGTCTGGCTCTTCTCGCAGCTCTATCTCTACTCCTTCATCAGTCTCTTCATCTACATGGTGCTGAGCCTCTTCATCGCGCTCATCACTGGCGCCTATGACACCATCAAG CACCCAGGCTCGGGCACGGAAGAGAGTGAGCTCCAGGCCTACATCGCGCAGTGCCAAGATAGCCCCACCTCTGGCAAGTTCCGCCGCGGGAGCGGCTCGACTTGCGGcctgtgctgctgctgcag ACACTGTCCCTCTTCCAGGGACGCCTCGCAGGAGCACTCGCTGCTGGTGAATTGA